CTAAGAAAATATATACACACCAGACAGCACCACGGTTTCTTGCATTGTCTTCTCCGATCGCAGCTCACATATACCTAGTTGCGAAGGTACTAACAACTTCTATGCTTCTTAATTTCATATATGGTTGTTACTACTCGGCACAtgtttttctctctctcatctctctcattttcatatatatatgtgtgtgtgtgtgtgtgtgttcacaccggacgcgtgtaTAATTAGCTTTATCTGGTTCTTGTGGATTAGGGATTGGAGATCCATCTGGAAGCGATGGAGTAGATATGGGCTACAAAAATACCTGTGGAGCTTCTTCACTTTGTTAATCTTTTCCTCTATATACAGACTCGTCATGCCGCCAGAAAATTTCAAGGTATGCCCCTCCTCTCACATTGAAGATTTAGACCATGTACTTTGGGAACATACACCAATATATGACTAATTTTATTGTCAGTGGCTTTTGCAATTACTCCCAAATATGAATACATGGACGACATGATAGACATACCTAGGTTCTGTTTGGATGACAAGGCTAAAAATTGGCCCATCTTGTGATAATAATAAGCTAAATGTTGGCTAGTTATAGACTAATAAGGACTGATAtgttttaaccatcaattagtcCGCATGAGCTTTTATTAGCCTAAAGTTAGCCCATATTTAGTCCTTCTATTTCCCTAAAAGTATTAGTCAGATCAAACAGACCCTATTCATAATTATGTATTCTACGTACTATAACATTTATTTCTATTGTATCATATATTCAGTCTTGTCGTTCAGATTCAATCGTGGGCTGGCTGCCCTTCTCAACTCCCCACTCCCTTTCCTCATCCAttctttcctctctctctctctctctctctctctctctctctctctctctctctcttatatCTGAGGACGTGTTTGGATATTATGGTTGTTAACTAGGGGCTTGTTTATTTCcacctaaaatccaaaaacttttcaagattccacatCACATCATATCTTATAGCgcaattaaatatagataaaaaaataactaactgcacagttaccTAGAATTTGCAAAaccaatcttttgagcctagttagtccacagttggacaataattaccaaatacacacaaaagtgctacagtacccaaatccaaaaaaaattggatctaaacaaggcccagtttTTAGCTCAAATTAGCTCTAGGGCATTTAAATAGGATAGCTAATAGATGGCTAATTTTTTAGCCAAGTCTTCAACTAGTTGTTAGCCAACTAACTAACCATAATAGGGCCCAGTCCAATTAAGCTCTTAATTAAGTACGAACAGTAACCATGACCTAGGCAGAAACACAGTGGCAGTTGCGCATAATTGTCGTCAGGGAATGATAGCAGCGTCTAGATCGGCGTGGAAGGGGACTGGATCCCCACCATCGTGGACCAACGCTGCGATATATCCTGCAGCCGGCTGATTTGGCTGAGCGGATCAGTCGATGTAGCATCCACAAAGGACAGCGTAAATGGCAACGCTCAGGCCGTGATGATGGTCCTCGTCACGCCCTATTGGAGACCCCATGCGGCGAGCAAGAGCTCGGCGAGTGGTAGGGCAGCCATGTGAGACAAGGATGACAAGCCGTATCCATACTCTACATAACGTACATGGATTATTCTATTTGAATTTCAGAACTGATAAGATTACCCGTCCTAGAAAATAAAACATCTTGATTAATTCTTAAAACTTAGTGCACAAATATATTTCATCACCGGTGCAATAACTAAAGATATATTAGTTTATTTGCTTTTGAGCACATGTTATGTTCcaaccaaagaaaaaaaaaaagaagaaaaagaaaaatggaacTGCTACTCTGCTGCTCATGCTAGTCACTGAGTTTGTGGCATGAGAGAAACCTTAACTAGTTAATTGTTGGCATCCAACAAAAAATGCAGTGGATTACAGCGTACGACATCAGGACGGCAGTACAACAAATAGTTCCTTACTTAGAGGACACAAGCAACAATGCACCTCGGGTCATCTACTTCGAGGGATGGTACGGACTGGCTGCCTCTGCAGTGCTTAGAGCTATAGCAGAGCACCCTCCACAATCTTTAAGAGAGAAATTCGACAAGATTATCCACATTGACTGCTCGATGTGGAAGAGCCGAAGAGCACTACAAAGGGTGATCACAGAAGAGCTCAAGCTTACTCAACAGGTAGCGGCCATTGACATGAAAGACAAGGAGGACGATTTCAGTGGGGTAGACCAAGGCTCCAGAGCTGAGGTTGAAGATGTCACTACAGTGATAGCTCGATACTTAGTACAGTCCAGATCTTTAGTTGTCTTTCACAATGGAAGTGAGGATGTGGTTGACTTGACTGACATTGGCATTCCAGCACTCAAATTCTTAGGTACTAAGGTATTGTGGACTTTTAGAGGACGTCTTCGTCTCAATGACAAAATTTACATAAAGGTAGATGCTTCGCACCTTTTTCTTTATGCTGAACATGGCATGAACTGGAATGCACACCTTGCTGAAGAGGCTAGAGAAATCTCTTTGTACACACATAAGCTTGGCATTGGTGTTACACCTAAAATAGTCACAGAGTGTTGCTTGTACCTATTGTCATTGAATAACCAATGTAACAAGATGATTGACTACAACTGGGGAACCCATGCTTCCTGCTACTGGGTTTGTGATGGGATCATAGGAGGAGGACGTCAGGACAACCGGACATGGGAGGTTGCTCATGCTCTGCAGCAGCATATAAGACTAGAAGACTACTCATCAAATGCACAGCTTATGTCAATAGTTGAGGATAGATTGGATCTTTCCTCGAACCAATGGATTTCTATTACTGAATCATATTTCAAAGAGATTCCTCCAGAGACAACAACCCTGTTCTTTTCATCCGACAAGTCAAGTCCACAAGTAGTATCACTACCAAGTGACAAGTTCCATAAAGCAGATCAACTCCGGGTGTTGAAGTTATGTGGATGTACCTTCAGCTTTTCATCACCTCCATTCCATTGCTGCCGCAACTTAAGATTCCTTGGACTGGATAGATGCAAGGATGAACTGCAAcaaggggaggaggaggagaaaacAGATGAACCAGCGGTGGAAATTTTCCAGCGGCTATGGGTGCTAGATGTATGCCACACAGATTGGCCGTTGGCTTTTCCCCCAGAAACAGAAGAGCAAGTGGTGACTACAAACATTAGAGAGGTTCATATAACCAACGGAAGGATTTGGCATAGCAACTTTGCATGGAAACGACTACCGAACATTCACAAGCTTCGAGTAGTTGAGCCCACAAACCCTTGGGAGACATATCAAGGACTCCcttcatcactagaatcattcTCATTAGATGCAGGAAGGGGTCATGAAAACAAAGCTATAATATCCTGTATAAGCTTGGCTGGTTGCACAGTATTATCAGACTTCATACTTCGTGGGTCATTGCCAAACCTTGAAGAGCTGGACCTCTCGTACACAGCAGTCaaaatccttgaccttagagaggtCGTCCAAGTGAAAAATCTTCAGAGACTCTTCTTGATGGGATGTGACCAGCTCCGCTCAATTTCTTGGCCCAAAACTAGAATGTACAAACTAAGGCTGATGTGCATTGACActcgagcaggaggaggagaggtGGACAACAGAAAACTTTGGTCACGTGATTGTTCTTTGATGGTCTACCAGCAGGACGAAGTAAAGGAGTATTGCCATGCATCTATTGCTGTTGCAGACATGAGGTTCCTTCAGTCCTTGAAGTTTCTTTGGACAAGTGAAACCATTCAATGTGATAAGTGGTATCTCTGCTTGTCATCTACTAGCAATGATGATGGAAGAGTCTGGCACAAGGACAAGATGGGCCATTCTTATAGCACTGGACAGTTAGCTGTTGCTGCGCCGTCTCTGCCAAATTCATTAACCTACCATGACATCAGCATCGAACAGATATCTGCAAAGATCgatagtagcagcagcagctcaaCACAATTTATACCACTAGACTTGCACATGGAGATTGCCGAAGGAATTAGTGACGTCACCGACAAGTCCAGCACATGGGCAAGGGATGCAATACGTCATGTGATGAACAACGTTCAGTCGTTGCACGTGCACGACAGTTCTTCTATCACCAGTGTTGCCCCTGAACACACTTTTGAGACATCTATGATGAATGGGCTCAAGCGGTGCTGCGTGGAGAGATGCCCCAAGTTGGACACTGTGTTCGCCACTACCTATTTTTGGACATGTTTCTCTCAGTTGGAAATCTTTTGGGCGGCTCATCTCTTGATGGCCCGTTTTATTTGGAGCAGACCAAGAGATCCAAGCAGTTTGGACCCAAATGATTTATCGTTTACACAACTGCGGGCTATTCATCTGCACTTCTGCCCTAGGCTCCGATATGTCCTCCCAATGGCATCAAACAATACCCTATCCAAGGTGCTGGAGACTCTCCACATACACTGTTGTGGTGATCTCAGGCAGGTCTTCCTCATGGAGAAAGAGTTTCTAGAGACAATATCATCAGCCAGGCATGAAAAAGGCAAGCTGGAATTCTCAAACCTCAAAAGTCTGTACCTGTATGAGCTCCAGAATCTGCAACAAATATGTGAGGCCAAGTTGTTTGCTCCCAAGCTCGAGACAATCTACATCAGAGGCTGCTGGGGCCTGAGGCGTCTCCCGGCCACTGCTGACCGCCCTGTTGCCGTGGACTGCGAGAAGGATTGGTGGGACAAGCTGGAGTGGGATGGCATGGAGTCTGGCCACCACCCTTCCCTCTTTGAGCCGAGCCATTCCAAGTACTACAAGAGGCGTCACCTGAGGACCACAGTTCTCCGGTGAGCAAGCCGAAGTGATCACCTACTTGCTGGACTGGAGGCTTCCTTCTCCTGGTAGATTAATTTGTAGTAATTTATTTCAAGTCAATTTCATTCCTTGTTCCACTTACTGATGTTAGATCACTCTCTGTAGATTAATCTGGTGTTGGATCAACCAAGTTTGAGGTGAGGTCAACCATGTTGGTTTGTGTTGCTTGGCAAGTCTTCGGTGTGTGTTTTCTCAAGAGTGAATAAATAACTTGGTTTCTGATGCTACGCTACCTGCCTACTTGCATCAACCAAGTTTGTTACATCGGTGTTGATGTGTGTGTGCTTGATACTGCAGGTGTGAATTTGTGTGCACATGTCTCTCTCGAGAGACCAACTGATTG
This window of the Sorghum bicolor cultivar BTx623 chromosome 7, Sorghum_bicolor_NCBIv3, whole genome shotgun sequence genome carries:
- the LOC110436809 gene encoding uncharacterized protein LOC110436809; translated protein: MPPENFKWITAYDIRTAVQQIVPYLEDTSNNAPRVIYFEGWYGLAASAVLRAIAEHPPQSLREKFDKIIHIDCSMWKSRRALQRVITEELKLTQQVAAIDMKDKEDDFSGVDQGSRAEVEDVTTVIARYLVQSRSLVVFHNGSEDVVDLTDIGIPALKFLGTKVLWTFRGRLRLNDKIYIKVDASHLFLYAEHGMNWNAHLAEEAREISLYTHKLGIGVTPKIVTECCLYLLSLNNQCNKMIDYNWGTHASCYWVCDGIIGGGRQDNRTWEVAHALQQHIRLEDYSSNAQLMSIVEDRLDLSSNQWISITESYFKEIPPETTTLFFSSDKSSPQVVSLPSDKFHKADQLRVLKLCGCTFSFSSPPFHCCRNLRFLGLDRCKDELQQGEEEEKTDEPAVEIFQRLWVLDVCHTDWPLAFPPETEEQVVTTNIREVHITNGRIWHSNFAWKRLPNIHKLRVVEPTNPWETYQGLPSSLESFSLDAGRGHENKAIISCISLAGCTVLSDFILRGSLPNLEELDLSYTAVKILDLREVVQVKNLQRLFLMGCDQLRSISWPKTRMYKLRLMCIDTRAGGGEVDNRKLWSRDCSLMVYQQDEVKEYCHASIAVADMRFLQSLKFLWTSETIQCDKWYLCLSSTSNDDGRVWHKDKMGHSYSTGQLAVAAPSLPNSLTYHDISIEQISAKIDSSSSSSTQFIPLDLHMEIAEGISDVTDKSSTWARDAIRHVMNNVQSLHVHDSSSITSVAPEHTFETSMMNGLKRCCVERCPKLDTVFATTYFWTCFSQLEIFWAAHLLMARFIWSRPRDPSSLDPNDLSFTQLRAIHLHFCPRLRYVLPMASNNTLSKVLETLHIHCCGDLRQVFLMEKEFLETISSARHEKGKLEFSNLKSLYLYELQNLQQICEAKLFAPKLETIYIRGCWGLRRLPATADRPVAVDCEKDWWDKLEWDGMESGHHPSLFEPSHSKYYKRRHLRTTVLR